Proteins from one Hoplias malabaricus isolate fHopMal1 chromosome 2, fHopMal1.hap1, whole genome shotgun sequence genomic window:
- the LOC136686118 gene encoding unconventional myosin-XIX — translation MANVKQKLIFRSKNVVSAETVDGTVNKSTDFEKSVRTPRHGKVNEVKERLEARRKSLNDSIDGDVRAFLVNEDELHTYDDLTKVNPVTPTTVLKCLQARYSMKVFYTHAGCTLVALNPFQPIPHLYSLDVMREYHSAPQPQEFKPHIFIVAEEAYRNVQGQVEPIDQSLVISGESGAGKTWTSRCLMKYYATVATSSQRCQDTVERIERRVLDSNPVMEAFGNACTLRNNNSSRFGKYIQLQLNSSQLLVGASVQTYLLEKTRVAFQAPNERNFHVFYQMMKGATEKQREEWEMPSDQKFAWLPNANKTLEEDCFQETVEAMISLGIDTEKQGQIFRILAGILQLGNVKFIPASESQPCKLDEHSKGFLKKTAALLQVSADELQECVTVRTLRAGKQNVLLKPCSQTECAIRRDCLAKVIYGQLFEWLVTYINNSMCADNSKWCNFIGLLDVYGFECFLLNNLEQLCINYANEKLQQHFVAHYLKAQQEEYVAEGLKWSFVSYQDNQSCLDLIEGSPTGIFSLLNEECRLNRASDAIQFQVRLEKELSGNNRVSWDKFSKQPHFIVAHYAGQVSYQIEGMMEKNKDPVPPEILSLLQKSEDSLLQSLFAASDTEGNGSRPQSKVVTVVSKFRNSLESLMRILHSTTPHYTRCIKPNPDCKPLTFRKEEVITQLEACGIVETIHISAAGFPIRVPYASFLQRYGLITKTRPPAQINNNGVESGEEARLAPAVQDILNSVLKTSDASTIPNNNNNNNNNNNSNNLMVHCGKTKAFLTHAMLELLEEQRNRVRSQKAFCIQCCWHRYQQRQRALRTQSATRIQAVLRAWLVRKEVRRWHKAASVIQKKWRSWRTQMDALAEAELDDAEDLQEEEESLSLPPLDPLLKERGSVQLSSIPEPVAVRGWPLGLAMASAPNITVTFTATGFQKVMSLMATLKIPFRHGEYKVETNQFNQGVASIRAQPRGSIKLHMQRSPLRYADMHPAQNADVVTGFNQILLEKT, via the exons GTGAATGAAGTAAAAGAGAGGCTTGAAGCCCGTAGAAAATCTCTCAATGACTCAATAGATGGAGACGTCAGAGCCTTCTTAGTAAATGAAGATGAGCTCCACACCTACGATGACCTCACCAAAGTCAACCCCGTTACCCCAACCACAG tacTGAAATGTCTGCAGGCTCGCTACAGTAtgaaggtgttctacactcatgcAGGCTGCACACTGGTGGCCCTCAACCCTTTCCAGCCCATTCCTCACCTCTACTCTTTGGACGTTATGCGAGAGTACCACTCAGCCCCTCAGCCTCAG GAATTTAAACCCCACATTTTCATTGTGGCAGAAGAGGCTTATAGGAATGTTCAGGGCCAGGTAGAGCCCATTGACCAGTCACTTGTGATCTCGGGGGAGAGCGGCGCTGGTAAG aCATGGACGTCACGCTGCCTGATGAAATACTACGCCACTGTGGCTACTTCCTCACAGAGGTGCCAGGACACAGTGGAGAGGATAGAAAGAAGGGTACTGGACTCTAATCCAGTCATGGAGGCATTCG GAAATGCTTGCACCTTgagaaacaacaacagcagtcGCTTTGGAAAGTACATCCAGCTCCAGCTAAACAG TTCTCAGTTGCTGGTGGGAGCTTCAGTCCAGACGTATTTACTGGAGAAGACAAGGGTGGCTTTCCAAGCTCCTAATGAGAGGAACTTCCATGTATTCTACCAG ATGATGAAAGGCGCCACAGAAAAACAGAGGGAAGAGTGGGAGATGCCAAGTGACCAAAAGTTTGCCTGGCTGCCAAATGCAAACAAAACTTTGGAAG AGGACTGCTTCCAAGAGACTGTCGAAGCCATGATCAGCCTGGGCATTGATACAGAGAAACAGGGACAAATATTCAGG ATCCTAGCAGGCATTCTGCAGCTGGGAAATGTGAAATTCATTCCCGCGTCTGAGTCTCAGCCTTGCAAACTTGATGAGCATTCCAAAG GTTTTCTCAAAAAAACAGCAGCCCTTCTCCAGGTGTCCGCAGACGAGCTACAGGAGTGCGTGACTGTGCGCACTTTGCGTGCAGGGAAACAGAACGTCTTGCTGAAGCCCTGCTCTCAGACTGAGTGCGCCATCCGCAGAGACTGCCTCGCCAAAGTCATTTATGGACA GCTTTTTGAATGGCTGGTCACCTACATCAACAACAGCATGTGTGCAGACAACTCGAAATGGTGCAACTTCATCG GCCTCTTGGACGTGTATGGCTTTGAGTGCTTCCTGCTGAAtaatctggagcagctgtgcaTAAACTATGCAAATGAGAAGCTGCAGCAGCACTTTGTTGCCCATTACCTGAAAGCCCAGCAGGAGGAGTATGTGGCTGAGGGTCTGAAGTGGTCCTTCGTCAGCTACCAAGACAATCAAAGCTGTTTGGACCTGATTGAAGGCAGCCCAACTGGTATATTCTCCCTGCTCAATGAG GAGTGCCGTTTGAACAGAGCATCCGATGCTATACAGTTCCAAGTGCGGCTGGAGAAAGAGCTCTCTGGCAACAACAGAGTGAGCTGGGACAAGTTCAGCAAGCAGCCACACTTCATCGTGGCTCACTATGCAGGCCAAGTCAGCTACCAGATTGAAGGCATGATGGAGAAGAATAAG gatccAGTCCCTCCTGAAATCCTCAGTTTGCTGCAGAAGTCAGAGGATTCTCTGCTCCAGAGCCTTTTTGCAGCCTCAGACACAGAAGGAAACGGTTCCCGGCCCCAAAGCAAAGTTGTCACAGTCGTCTCCAAATTCAGG AACTCTTTGGAGAGTTTGATGAGGATTCTGCACagcaccacaccacactacactcgCTGCATCAAACCCAACCCTGACTGCAAACCACTCACCTTCAGGAAGGAAGAG GTGATCACACAGCTGGAAGCCTGTGGTATAGTGGAGACCATCCATATCAGTGCTGCAGGTTTCCCCATCAG AGTTCCTTATGCCAGCTTTCTCCAGCGATATGGGCTGATAACCAAGACCAGGCCCCCAGCTCAGATAAATAACAATG gagtggagagtggagaggAGGCCCGTCTGGCTCCTGCTGTCCAAGACATTCTGAATTCAGTCTTGAAGACTTCTGATGCCTCCACCATCcccaacaacaataacaataacaacaacaacaacaacagcaacaatctTATGGTGCACTGTGGAAAGACTAAAGCATTCCTGACACATGCCATG TTGGAACTGCTGGAGGAGCAGAGGAACCGAGTGCGATCACAGAAGGCTTTCTGTATCCAGTGCTGTTGGCATAGGTACCAGCAGCGGCAGAGAGCCCTCCGAACCCAGTCTGCCACTCGTATACAAGCAG TGCTGAGGGCCTGGCTGGTGAGGAAAGAAGTGAGGAGATGGCACAAAGCTGCCTCAGTTATCCAGAAAAAATGGAGGTCCTGGAGG ACTCAGATGGACGCTCTGGCTGAGGCAGAGCTGGATGATGCTGAGGacctgcaggaggaagaggagtcCTTGTCCCTTCCTCCTCTGGACCCCTTGCTGAAGGAGCGAGGGTCTGTCCAGCTGTCCAGTATCCCAGAGCCTGTGGCAGTGCGTGGCTGGCCGCTGGGCTTAGCCATGGCATCCGCACCTAACATCACCGTAACCTTTACTGCCACAGGCTTCCAGAAAGTCATGTCCCTGATGGCCACTTTGAAAATCCCCTTCAGGCATGGAGAGTACAAAGTGGAGACCAACCAGTTCAACCAGGGAGTGGCCTCCATTAGAGCACAGCCACGG GGCTCTATAAAACTCCACATGCAGCGTTCCCCACTGCGCTACGCTGACATGCACCCAGCACAAAATGCAGACGTAGTGACCGGTTTTAACCAGATCCTCCTGGAGAAAACCTAA
- the znhit3 gene encoding zinc finger HIT domain-containing protein 3 yields the protein MQLCGVCNENVPKYKCPTCRIRYCSLGCFKKHKNDDSCQPVKETAPPVTTPLPNVCQNKAEQPWTTDDLLDEESESDRVPLEKLRQLGESEALMSMLQNPHLRQLMTMVDSAENKATAMKTAMQEPLFVELADQCLKIIEPTEENEDTY from the exons ATGCAGCTCTGTGGAGTCTGCAATGAAAACGTTCCTAAATACAAATGTCCTACCTGCAGAATAAGATA CTGTTCATTGGGCTGTTTTAAGAAACACAAGAATGATG ATTCATGCCAGCCAGTGAAAGAAACAGCGCCCCCTGTCACCACACCACTTCCTAATGTGTGTCAAAACAAAG CTGAGCAGCCCTGGACCACGGATGATCTGTTGGATGAAGAGAGCGAGTCAGACAGAGTCCCTCTAGAGAAGCTTCGGCAATTAG GTGAATCAGAGGCCCTTATGAGTATGTTGCAGAACCCACACCTCAGACAGCTGATGACGATGGTGGATTCTGCTGAGAACAAAGCAACGGCAATGAAGACGGCCATGCAGGAGCCACTGTTTGTGGAGTTAGCAGACCAGTGCTTGAAAATCATTGAACCAACAGAAGAGAATGAAGACACGTACTGA